Proteins from a single region of Acidovorax sp. NCPPB 3576:
- a CDS encoding acyl-CoA dehydrogenase family protein yields the protein MNFDFSPEHAQIQDAIERVCAPFDADYWLRRDREGGFPEDFHRALADAGWLGIAMPEAYGGAGLGIREAALMMHTISATGAGLSGASAVHMNIFGLHPVVVFGTEEQKARWLPPLIAGRDKACFGVTEPDTGLNTLRLKTRAVREGDHYVVHGQKVWISTAQVASKILLLARTTPVEECRGTEGLSLFYTDLDRRTVEVREIDKLGRKCVDSNQVFIDGLRIPVEDRVGEEGQGFQYILHGLNPERILIASEAVGLGRAALARAAGYAREREVFGRPIGQNQGIQHPLALSWMELEAAHLMVQKAAWLYDQHLPCAAEANAAKYLAAEACYHACERAIFTHGGMGYAKEYHVERYLRESWIPRLAPVSPQLILCFIAEKVLGLPKSY from the coding sequence ATGAACTTCGACTTCTCTCCCGAACACGCCCAGATCCAGGACGCGATCGAGCGCGTGTGCGCCCCGTTCGATGCCGACTACTGGCTGCGCCGCGACCGCGAAGGCGGCTTTCCGGAGGACTTCCACCGCGCGCTGGCCGACGCCGGCTGGCTGGGCATCGCCATGCCCGAGGCCTATGGCGGCGCCGGCCTGGGGATCCGCGAGGCCGCGCTGATGATGCACACGATCTCGGCCACCGGCGCCGGCCTGTCGGGCGCATCGGCCGTGCACATGAACATCTTCGGCCTGCACCCGGTGGTGGTGTTCGGCACCGAGGAACAAAAGGCACGCTGGCTGCCGCCGCTGATCGCGGGCCGCGACAAGGCCTGCTTCGGCGTGACCGAACCCGACACCGGGCTGAACACGCTCCGGCTCAAGACCCGCGCGGTGCGGGAAGGCGACCACTACGTGGTGCACGGCCAGAAGGTCTGGATCAGCACCGCGCAGGTGGCCAGCAAGATCCTGCTGCTGGCGCGCACCACGCCGGTGGAGGAATGCCGCGGCACCGAGGGCCTGAGCCTGTTCTACACCGACCTGGACCGCCGCACGGTCGAGGTGCGCGAGATCGACAAGCTGGGCCGCAAATGCGTGGATTCGAACCAGGTGTTCATCGACGGCCTGCGCATTCCCGTGGAAGACCGCGTGGGCGAGGAAGGCCAGGGCTTCCAGTACATCCTGCACGGCCTGAACCCCGAGCGCATCCTGATCGCCAGCGAAGCCGTGGGACTGGGCCGCGCGGCGCTGGCGCGCGCCGCGGGCTATGCCAGGGAGCGCGAGGTGTTCGGCCGCCCCATTGGCCAGAACCAGGGCATCCAGCACCCGCTGGCGCTGTCGTGGATGGAGCTGGAGGCCGCGCACCTCATGGTGCAGAAAGCCGCATGGCTGTACGACCAGCACCTGCCATGCGCGGCCGAGGCCAACGCGGCCAAGTACCTGGCGGCCGAGGCCTGCTACCACGCCTGCGAGCGCGCCATCTTCACCCACGGCGGCATGGGCTACGCCAAGGAATACCACGTGGAGCGCTACCTGCGCGAGTCGTGGATCCCGCGCCTGGCGCCGGTGAGCCCGCAGCTCATCCTGTGCTTCATCGCCGAGAAGGTGCTGGGCCTGCCGAAATCCTATTGA
- a CDS encoding LysR family transcriptional regulator, which produces MKLHLLRYFAVLAEELHFGRAAERLAITQPPLSSGIKALEDELGVRLFERTSKQVALTPAGHAYLAEVRVALDRVARAGETARAVAAGQRGRLDIGFTGSMVYRDMPAIVRAFGERAPGIEVNLREMSSGEQLEALLHRQLHAGFINTSVVPDRLRSLPLAEDHFVCCLPEGHAMAAAAQVDLRALAAETFVMFSRDVAPANHDNVIALFHRAGIHPHTRHATRQWLTVVALVALRMGVALVPASMAQAAVKGVRFVPIADLHHPTVGVLAWHEEAVPPALQTFLDVAATAALGHPA; this is translated from the coding sequence ATGAAACTGCACCTCCTGCGCTACTTCGCCGTGCTGGCCGAGGAACTGCACTTCGGCCGGGCCGCCGAGCGGCTGGCCATCACGCAGCCGCCGCTCAGCTCGGGCATCAAGGCGCTGGAGGACGAACTGGGCGTGCGGCTGTTCGAGCGCACGAGCAAGCAGGTGGCGCTCACGCCCGCCGGCCATGCCTACCTGGCCGAGGTGCGCGTGGCGCTCGACCGCGTGGCCCGCGCCGGCGAGACGGCCCGCGCCGTGGCCGCGGGGCAGCGCGGCCGGCTGGACATCGGCTTCACCGGCTCCATGGTGTACCGCGACATGCCCGCCATCGTGCGCGCCTTCGGCGAGCGCGCGCCGGGCATCGAGGTCAACCTGCGCGAGATGTCCTCGGGCGAGCAGCTCGAAGCCCTGCTGCACCGGCAGTTGCATGCCGGCTTCATCAACACCAGCGTGGTGCCCGACCGGCTGCGCAGCCTGCCGCTGGCCGAGGACCACTTCGTCTGCTGCCTGCCCGAAGGCCACGCCATGGCCGCGGCGGCGCAGGTGGACCTGCGCGCGCTGGCGGCCGAAACCTTCGTGATGTTCTCGCGCGATGTGGCGCCGGCCAACCACGACAACGTGATCGCGCTCTTTCACCGCGCCGGCATCCACCCGCACACGCGCCATGCCACGCGGCAGTGGCTCACCGTCGTCGCGCTGGTGGCACTGCGCATGGGCGTGGCGCTGGTGCCGGCCTCCATGGCGCAGGCGGCGGTCAAGGGCGTGCGTTTCGTGCCCATCGCCGATCTGCACCACCCCACGGTGGGCGTGCTGGCGTGGCATGAAGAGGCCGTTCCCCCGGCACTGCAGACGTTTCTGGACGTGGCGGCCACTGCGGCGTTGGGCCACCCGGCCTGA
- a CDS encoding carbonic anhydrase, which translates to MPLHRAPPSFLRRIRPLCLGLATVWSAAAGAQTPELPAAAPVESHETAQHDGHEWGYTGPEGAEHWADLAKENALCGSGQQNSPVDLQHAVAADLGPLRLDYRPVPMAVRNTGHSIQLDLPGGGTMRAGGRDYAALQIHFHHPSEHLLNGRRFPMEAHIVHQGPDGTLGVLAIFFETGKPNPAFQRVLDAMPKAKGQTQAVANASVKASDFLPLQKHRRFFRYEGSLTTPPCSETVDWVVLNAPLQVSAAQIDAFERVYPFNARPLQPLHRRFLLKSR; encoded by the coding sequence ATGCCCCTTCATCGCGCCCCGCCTTCGTTCCTTCGCCGAATCCGGCCCCTTTGCCTGGGCCTTGCCACCGTCTGGAGCGCGGCCGCTGGAGCGCAGACGCCCGAGCTTCCCGCCGCGGCCCCTGTCGAGTCGCACGAGACGGCGCAACACGACGGGCATGAGTGGGGTTACACCGGCCCGGAAGGCGCCGAGCATTGGGCGGACCTGGCCAAGGAAAACGCGCTGTGCGGCAGCGGGCAACAGAACAGCCCGGTCGATCTTCAGCATGCGGTGGCGGCCGATCTGGGCCCCTTGCGACTGGACTACCGGCCGGTGCCGATGGCGGTGCGCAACACCGGGCATTCCATCCAGCTGGACCTTCCCGGCGGCGGAACGATGCGTGCCGGTGGCCGCGACTACGCTGCGCTGCAGATCCATTTCCATCACCCCAGCGAGCATTTGCTGAACGGCCGGCGCTTTCCGATGGAGGCCCACATCGTCCACCAGGGCCCGGACGGCACACTGGGCGTGCTGGCCATCTTCTTCGAAACCGGCAAGCCCAACCCCGCGTTCCAGCGGGTGCTGGACGCCATGCCCAAGGCCAAGGGCCAGACCCAGGCCGTGGCCAATGCGTCGGTCAAGGCCAGCGACTTTCTTCCGCTTCAAAAGCACCGCCGCTTCTTCCGTTACGAAGGATCGCTCACCACGCCGCCCTGCTCCGAAACGGTGGACTGGGTGGTGCTGAATGCGCCGCTGCAGGTCTCTGCCGCGCAGATCGATGCGTTCGAGCGCGTGTATCCATTCAATGCGCGCCCGTTGCAGCCGCTGCATCGCCGGTTCCTGCTGAAGAGCCGCTGA
- a CDS encoding homocysteine S-methyltransferase family protein, whose protein sequence is MQQITYTRGQQLPEILTQRIAILDGAMGTMIQRFKLGEAQYRGEGYAGPDGAGERFKDFARDVKGNNELLSLTRPDVIRDIHERYLAAGADLIETNTFGATTIAQEDYKMADLAREMNLKSAQLARAACDKYATPDKPRFVAGALGPTPKTASISPDVNDPGARNVDFEQLRAAYYEQTEALVEGGSDVLLVETIFDTLNAKAALFAIDEFFENSGERLPLIISGTVTDASGRILSGQTVTAFWHSVRHARPLAIGLNCALGATLMRPYIQELNRVAQDTFISCYPNAGLPNPMSDTGFDETPEVTSRLVHEFAAEGLVNIVGGCCGTTPDHIAAIGRAVAPVATRKLFYPEAA, encoded by the coding sequence ATGCAGCAGATTACCTACACCCGCGGCCAGCAGTTGCCTGAAATACTGACCCAACGCATCGCCATCCTCGACGGTGCCATGGGCACCATGATCCAGCGCTTCAAGCTGGGCGAGGCGCAGTACCGCGGCGAGGGCTACGCCGGGCCGGACGGCGCGGGCGAACGGTTCAAGGACTTCGCGCGCGATGTGAAGGGCAACAACGAACTGCTGAGCCTCACACGGCCCGACGTGATCCGCGACATCCACGAGCGGTATCTGGCCGCCGGCGCCGACCTGATCGAGACCAACACCTTCGGCGCGACGACCATCGCGCAGGAGGACTACAAGATGGCCGATCTCGCGCGCGAGATGAACCTGAAATCGGCGCAACTGGCCCGTGCCGCCTGCGACAAATACGCCACGCCCGACAAGCCCCGCTTCGTGGCCGGCGCCCTGGGCCCCACGCCCAAGACGGCCAGCATCAGCCCCGACGTGAACGACCCGGGCGCGCGCAACGTCGATTTCGAGCAACTGCGCGCGGCCTACTACGAGCAGACCGAAGCGCTGGTCGAGGGCGGCTCCGACGTGCTGCTGGTCGAGACCATCTTCGACACGCTGAACGCCAAGGCGGCCCTGTTCGCCATCGACGAATTCTTCGAAAACAGCGGCGAGCGCCTGCCGCTCATCATCAGCGGCACGGTGACCGACGCGTCGGGCCGCATTCTCTCGGGCCAGACGGTGACGGCCTTCTGGCACAGCGTGCGCCACGCCCGCCCGCTGGCCATCGGCCTGAACTGCGCTTTAGGCGCCACCTTGATGCGCCCCTACATCCAGGAGCTGAACCGGGTGGCGCAAGACACCTTCATCAGCTGCTACCCCAACGCGGGCCTGCCCAACCCGATGAGCGACACGGGGTTCGACGAGACCCCCGAGGTCACCAGCCGGCTGGTGCATGAATTCGCCGCCGAAGGGCTGGTGAACATCGTGGGCGGCTGCTGCGGCACCACGCCGGACCACATCGCGGCCATCGGCCGGGCCGTGGCCCCCGTGGCGACACGCAAGCTGTTCTACCCCGAAGCGGCCTGA
- a CDS encoding sensor histidine kinase — protein sequence MRSLRIQLLLFWAFLLAACALVAAIIVVLYQTGSGAQVASSRARATQACDDIATRYAKSVPTVPADTPQTDLLRVLLHVVLLEAPQVEGGVWRAGSGMLAYAYPTYEGSGVKIDVPAAEQPLIVELARQAGSTGQPVVNLVRGSREVLIVAACHLAAHPGTAVWTMTRAHAGAIAAQDTLRTGIAVLALLVVASGAWLGWMLLRGLRQVRRLESALAQAQGDTVPHLERTGIRELDRIVDSFNAFGTRLEDARARLKAALAQRHRDLRLTALGRMTASVAHEIRNPIAAMRLKADNALAAPPARHADALASIVTQIDRLEGLVQSLLSLVQPLTLSPRTVPLGPWLQERLDTARAGSQARGVRLALRGEAPADAVFDPVHTARAIDNLLDNAVRHAPAGGEAVLSAQVDAARTLFTLTVEDNGPGVPEDLRAQLFEPFATGRADGNGLGLALAREVALAHGGELHYVPREGGGARFILELPWRAS from the coding sequence GTGCGGTCCTTGCGCATCCAACTGCTTCTTTTCTGGGCCTTTCTGCTGGCCGCCTGTGCCCTGGTCGCGGCCATCATCGTGGTGCTCTACCAGACGGGCTCGGGCGCCCAGGTGGCGTCCAGCCGGGCACGCGCCACGCAGGCCTGCGATGACATCGCCACGCGCTACGCCAAGTCAGTGCCCACGGTGCCGGCCGACACCCCCCAGACCGATCTGCTGCGCGTGCTGCTGCACGTGGTGCTGCTGGAAGCGCCGCAGGTGGAAGGCGGCGTGTGGCGCGCCGGCAGCGGCATGCTGGCCTATGCCTACCCCACCTATGAAGGCAGCGGCGTCAAGATCGACGTGCCGGCCGCCGAGCAGCCGCTCATCGTCGAATTGGCCAGGCAAGCCGGCAGCACCGGCCAGCCCGTCGTGAACCTGGTTCGCGGCAGCCGCGAGGTGCTAATCGTCGCGGCCTGCCACCTGGCCGCGCACCCCGGCACCGCGGTGTGGACCATGACGCGCGCCCACGCCGGCGCCATCGCCGCACAGGACACCCTGCGCACCGGCATCGCGGTGCTGGCGCTGCTGGTGGTGGCCTCGGGTGCCTGGCTGGGCTGGATGCTGCTGCGCGGCCTGCGCCAGGTGCGGCGCCTGGAAAGCGCGCTGGCCCAGGCCCAGGGCGACACCGTGCCGCACCTGGAGCGCACCGGCATCCGCGAGCTGGACCGCATCGTTGACAGCTTCAATGCCTTCGGCACCCGCCTGGAAGACGCACGCGCCCGGCTGAAGGCGGCCCTGGCCCAGCGCCACCGCGACCTGCGCCTGACCGCCCTGGGCCGCATGACGGCCTCGGTCGCGCACGAGATCCGCAACCCCATCGCCGCCATGCGCCTGAAGGCCGACAACGCCTTGGCCGCGCCGCCGGCCCGCCATGCCGACGCGCTGGCGTCCATCGTCACGCAGATCGACCGGCTGGAGGGCCTGGTGCAAAGCCTGCTGTCGCTGGTGCAGCCGCTCACCCTCAGCCCCCGCACCGTGCCGCTCGGCCCCTGGCTGCAGGAACGGCTGGACACCGCCCGCGCGGGTTCGCAAGCCCGCGGCGTGCGGCTGGCGCTGCGCGGCGAGGCCCCCGCCGACGCCGTGTTCGACCCCGTGCACACGGCACGCGCCATCGACAACCTGCTGGACAACGCCGTGCGCCATGCGCCGGCCGGCGGCGAAGCCGTGCTGTCGGCACAGGTGGATGCGGCGCGCACCCTGTTCACGCTGACGGTGGAGGACAACGGCCCCGGCGTGCCCGAAGACCTGCGGGCGCAACTGTTCGAGCCCTTCGCCACCGGCCGCGCCGACGGCAACGGCCTGGGCCTGGCCCTGGCGCGCGAAGTGGCCCTGGCCCACGGGGGCGAGCTGCATTACGTGCCGCGCGAAGGCGGCGGCGCCCGTTTCATCCTGGAGCTGCCATGGCGCGCCTCTTAG
- a CDS encoding sigma-54-dependent transcriptional regulator, whose translation MARLLVVDDDAAFRESLVETLQSLGHEVHSADGGAEALRQVEGHRYSTLFLDQRMPGMDGLQTLEALAARMARLPPVVVLTAYASGSGTIEAMRLGAFDHLTKPVSRAAVVEVLERALRSEADAGATAVAPAPPPGAQEDGELIGISEAMREVHKRIGMAAASDAPVLIEGETGTGKELVARALHRHSTRAAGPFVAVNCAAIPKELLESELFGHVKGAFTGAAAERPGCFRAADGGVLLLDEIGDMAPEVQAKLLRALQEGEVTPLGSHRTVKVNVRVLAATHRDLAAAVREGRFREDLRYRLDVLHIVLPPLRDRLADIVPLAEHFLRGAAAPQPAKRLSAGAARALLDHAWPGNVRELRNAMERCHALQRGPVVGAADLGLQPSQADPDDHGNDDRSGADGALPAAWLEGSLPQAIERLERRMLEHALQQAQGNRSLAARRLGIHRQLLYSKLTQYGIE comes from the coding sequence ATGGCGCGCCTCTTAGTCGTCGATGACGATGCGGCCTTCCGCGAATCGCTGGTCGAAACCCTGCAGAGCCTGGGCCACGAGGTGCACAGCGCCGATGGCGGGGCCGAGGCGCTGCGACAGGTGGAGGGCCACCGCTACAGCACCCTCTTCCTGGACCAGCGCATGCCCGGCATGGACGGGTTGCAAACGCTCGAGGCACTGGCCGCGCGCATGGCCCGGCTGCCGCCGGTGGTGGTGCTTACCGCCTACGCCAGCGGCTCGGGCACCATCGAGGCCATGCGCCTGGGGGCGTTCGACCACCTGACCAAGCCCGTGAGCCGCGCGGCGGTGGTGGAGGTGCTGGAGCGCGCCTTGCGCTCCGAAGCCGACGCCGGAGCCACGGCCGTCGCGCCCGCACCGCCGCCCGGTGCACAAGAAGACGGCGAACTCATCGGCATCAGCGAAGCCATGCGCGAGGTGCACAAGCGCATCGGCATGGCCGCCGCGAGCGATGCCCCGGTGCTGATCGAGGGCGAGACCGGCACCGGCAAGGAGCTGGTGGCGCGCGCACTGCACCGCCATTCCACGCGCGCGGCGGGGCCGTTTGTGGCGGTGAACTGCGCGGCGATTCCCAAAGAGCTGCTGGAAAGCGAGCTGTTCGGCCATGTGAAGGGCGCCTTCACCGGCGCCGCGGCCGAGCGGCCCGGCTGCTTCCGTGCCGCCGATGGCGGGGTGCTGCTGCTCGACGAAATCGGCGACATGGCGCCGGAGGTACAGGCCAAGCTGCTGCGCGCGCTGCAGGAGGGCGAAGTCACGCCGTTGGGCAGCCACCGGACCGTGAAGGTGAACGTGCGCGTGCTGGCGGCCACCCACCGCGACCTCGCGGCAGCCGTGCGCGAGGGGCGATTTCGCGAAGACCTGCGCTACCGGCTGGATGTGCTGCACATCGTGCTGCCGCCGCTGCGCGATCGCCTGGCCGACATCGTGCCGCTGGCCGAGCATTTCCTGCGCGGTGCCGCGGCGCCACAGCCCGCTAAACGCCTGTCTGCTGGCGCGGCGCGCGCGTTGCTGGACCACGCCTGGCCGGGCAACGTGCGCGAGCTGCGCAATGCCATGGAACGCTGCCACGCCCTGCAGCGCGGCCCGGTGGTGGGGGCCGCCGACCTGGGGCTGCAGCCCTCGCAGGCCGACCCCGATGACCACGGCAACGACGACCGCAGCGGGGCGGACGGCGCGTTGCCCGCTGCCTGGCTGGAGGGATCGCTGCCCCAGGCCATCGAGCGGCTGGAACGGCGCATGCTGGAACACGCGCTGCAGCAGGCCCAGGGCAACCGCTCGCTCGCGGCCCGGCGCCTGGGCATCCACCGCCAGTTGCTCTACAGCAAGCTCACGCAATACGGCATCGAATGA
- a CDS encoding MFS transporter, with the protein MTAAHTAPGALSAPTPDAPPRSAAGAAAGASLTALAWMAFFMADVRDGLGPFLATYLQTQRIDHTMIGIVLSAGGLAAMAATPLAGAFADRTRAKRALVAVCALTVLGASAVAFLTRSPSVLVLSQVLTGAAGAVLAAALAALTLGLARSAGLRHQTGRNEAYSHAGNIVSALGAAGFAHWMGAPWMLVVMTAMAVGALACLRAIRPGDIDHVAARGAEADGAKPAPSSHPEAVAPEGFRAFLGHRALWCFGLACALFHLGNASMLPLLNQRLAATVPDSSPLLWTGVAIVVAQLTMVPVALWVSRSRRWDLQVFVYIAILALPVRGVIAWAIPDAWANIPVQVLDGLAAGALGVATPLMVERYVRGSGRYNTALGLVMTLQGVGAALSPAIANSVVGAQGHFGLAFAVLAGCAVLALPAFWLAQRVATQGGAAQPRPPAIPS; encoded by the coding sequence ATGACCGCCGCGCACACCGCCCCTGGCGCGCTTTCCGCGCCCACCCCGGACGCACCGCCCCGAAGCGCCGCAGGCGCTGCGGCCGGCGCCTCCCTGACCGCCCTGGCCTGGATGGCGTTCTTCATGGCGGACGTGCGCGACGGGCTCGGTCCGTTCCTCGCCACCTACCTGCAAACCCAACGCATCGACCATACGATGATCGGCATCGTGCTGTCCGCCGGTGGGCTTGCCGCCATGGCGGCCACGCCGCTGGCCGGCGCCTTCGCGGACCGCACGCGCGCCAAGCGGGCGCTGGTGGCGGTCTGCGCGCTGACGGTGCTGGGCGCGAGTGCCGTCGCCTTCCTGACCCGGTCGCCCAGCGTGCTGGTGCTGTCGCAGGTACTCACCGGCGCCGCCGGCGCGGTGCTGGCAGCCGCACTGGCCGCGCTCACGCTCGGGCTGGCGCGCAGCGCCGGCCTGCGCCACCAGACCGGCCGCAACGAGGCCTACAGCCATGCCGGCAACATCGTGTCCGCACTGGGGGCCGCGGGCTTCGCGCACTGGATGGGCGCGCCCTGGATGCTCGTCGTCATGACCGCCATGGCCGTGGGTGCACTGGCGTGCCTGCGGGCGATCCGGCCCGGCGACATCGACCATGTGGCCGCGCGCGGCGCCGAAGCCGACGGTGCCAAGCCTGCCCCCTCCTCCCACCCCGAAGCCGTGGCACCCGAAGGTTTCCGCGCGTTTCTAGGCCACCGCGCGCTGTGGTGCTTCGGGCTGGCCTGCGCGCTCTTTCATCTGGGCAATGCGTCCATGCTGCCGCTGCTGAACCAGCGGCTTGCCGCCACAGTGCCTGACTCGTCCCCACTGCTCTGGACGGGTGTCGCCATCGTCGTCGCGCAGTTGACCATGGTGCCGGTGGCCCTGTGGGTGTCGCGCAGCCGGCGGTGGGACCTGCAGGTGTTCGTGTACATCGCCATCCTGGCGCTCCCGGTGCGCGGCGTCATCGCCTGGGCCATTCCCGATGCCTGGGCCAACATCCCGGTGCAGGTACTCGACGGGCTGGCCGCCGGCGCCTTGGGCGTGGCTACGCCGCTGATGGTGGAGCGCTACGTGCGCGGCAGCGGCCGCTACAACACCGCGCTGGGGCTGGTGATGACGCTGCAGGGCGTGGGCGCGGCGCTGAGCCCGGCCATCGCCAACAGCGTGGTGGGCGCACAAGGGCACTTCGGGCTGGCGTTTGCCGTGCTGGCAGGCTGCGCGGTGCTGGCCCTGCCGGCCTTCTGGCTGGCGCAGCGGGTGGCCACCCAGGGCGGCGCAGCACAGCCGAGGCCGCCGGCCATCCCTTCTTGA
- a CDS encoding methyl-accepting chemotaxis protein, with protein sequence MARGDGIHDISMGAHDALHAIGRRADALLLGVVALGWGVALWVGVVHGRPGTAALWGLALTGMAALAYLLARGTLLSRLAMVAAGMGMVALHIQISLGATEMHFGVFVFLAFLLAYRDWRPIVFAAGLIAVHHIAFDRLQLAGLPIYCLTEPDFGRILIHASFVVVQTAVEVGIALRTRADAVESAELQQLCRLQANGQLSLDVGHVTVRSAAAQALQGALLRLNGVVADVHLAAAGLASASGEIASGNRDLSQRTERTASHLQEAAASMEQLDGVVRHSVQEAVAARRLTQEATQLAEQCGGVVTEVVATMEGIHSSAGRIADIVSVIDGIAFQTNILALNAAVEAARAGEQGRGFAVVASEVRALAGRSAEAAREVRTLIAASVAQAQRGSTLAADAGRNMQNVVDCARRASQVVVTISTSVEGQSSDLGRVSTSVTELDHMTQQNAALVEQSSAAAASLLEHAGRLKSVVEGFQFQTPHGTLAAPA encoded by the coding sequence ATGGCACGAGGCGACGGCATCCACGATATTTCCATGGGCGCGCACGACGCCCTGCACGCGATCGGCCGGCGGGCCGACGCCTTGCTTCTGGGCGTCGTCGCCCTGGGCTGGGGTGTCGCCCTCTGGGTCGGCGTGGTGCACGGCCGGCCCGGCACCGCTGCGCTGTGGGGTTTGGCGCTGACCGGAATGGCAGCGCTGGCCTACCTGCTGGCGCGCGGCACGCTGCTCAGCCGGCTGGCCATGGTGGCGGCCGGCATGGGCATGGTGGCGCTGCACATCCAGATCAGCCTGGGCGCGACGGAAATGCACTTCGGCGTGTTCGTGTTCCTGGCCTTCCTGCTGGCCTACCGCGACTGGCGGCCCATCGTCTTCGCAGCGGGGCTGATCGCGGTGCACCACATCGCGTTCGACCGGCTGCAACTGGCCGGGCTGCCCATCTACTGCCTGACCGAGCCCGACTTCGGCCGCATCCTGATCCACGCCAGCTTCGTGGTGGTGCAGACCGCCGTGGAAGTGGGCATCGCCCTGCGCACGCGGGCCGATGCGGTCGAGTCGGCCGAGCTGCAGCAGCTGTGCCGCCTGCAGGCGAACGGCCAGCTGTCGCTGGACGTGGGCCATGTCACCGTGCGCAGCGCGGCGGCGCAGGCGCTGCAAGGCGCGCTGCTGCGCCTCAACGGCGTGGTGGCCGACGTGCACCTGGCGGCGGCCGGCCTGGCATCGGCCTCCGGCGAGATCGCCTCCGGCAACCGCGACCTGAGCCAGCGCACCGAGCGCACCGCCTCGCACCTGCAGGAGGCCGCCGCGTCCATGGAGCAACTGGACGGCGTGGTGCGCCACAGCGTGCAGGAGGCCGTGGCCGCGCGCCGCCTGACGCAGGAGGCCACGCAGCTGGCCGAGCAGTGCGGCGGCGTGGTGACCGAAGTGGTGGCGACCATGGAGGGCATCCATTCCAGCGCCGGCCGCATTGCCGACATCGTGAGCGTGATCGACGGCATCGCTTTCCAGACGAACATCCTCGCGCTGAACGCCGCCGTGGAAGCCGCGCGCGCCGGCGAGCAGGGCCGGGGCTTCGCCGTGGTGGCCAGCGAGGTGCGGGCCCTGGCCGGGCGCAGCGCCGAAGCCGCGCGCGAGGTGCGCACGCTGATCGCCGCTTCGGTGGCGCAGGCCCAGCGCGGCAGCACGCTGGCGGCCGACGCGGGCCGCAACATGCAGAACGTGGTCGATTGCGCGCGGCGCGCCTCGCAGGTCGTGGTCACCATCAGCACGTCGGTCGAAGGCCAGTCCAGCGACCTGGGCCGAGTCAGCACGTCGGTCACCGAGCTCGACCACATGACCCAGCAGAACGCGGCGCTGGTCGAGCAGTCCTCCGCCGCGGCGGCCAGCCTGCTGGAGCATGCCGGCCGGCTCAAGAGCGTGGTGGAAGGGTTCCAGTTCCAGACGCCGCACGGCACGCTGGCGGCGCCCGCCTGA
- a CDS encoding non-heme iron oxygenase ferredoxin subunit — MPAIDTGWTEAAARADLPEDDVVGVTVEGRDVALYTVEGEVFATDNLCTHGNARLCDGFLEGHEIECPLHQGRFDVRDGSALCAPLTQGLRSYPVRVEQGTVYLKLA; from the coding sequence ATGCCAGCAATCGACACCGGATGGACCGAGGCGGCCGCGCGCGCCGACCTGCCCGAGGACGACGTGGTGGGCGTGACCGTCGAAGGACGCGACGTGGCGCTCTACACCGTGGAAGGCGAGGTGTTCGCCACTGATAACCTGTGCACGCACGGTAATGCGCGGCTGTGCGACGGCTTCCTGGAGGGGCACGAAATCGAGTGCCCGCTGCACCAGGGCCGCTTCGACGTGCGGGACGGCAGCGCGCTGTGTGCGCCGCTCACCCAGGGCCTGCGCAGTTACCCCGTGCGCGTGGAACAGGGAACGGTGTACCTCAAGCTCGCATGA
- a CDS encoding aromatic-ring-hydroxylating dioxygenase subunit beta produces the protein MDAQSTAIEFADYFALQQLYVDYAAALDAAQWDRWPGFFTEDCLYRLQPRENHERGLPLATLSFDSQGMLKDRVYGIRETLFHDPYYQRHVIGAPTVRQVGEGRWACEANYAVFRTKLSEPSTVFNVGRYLDVVVRTPEGLRFARKECIYDSEMIPNSIIYPI, from the coding sequence ATGGACGCCCAATCCACCGCGATCGAATTCGCCGACTACTTCGCCCTGCAGCAGCTCTATGTCGACTACGCCGCCGCGCTCGACGCGGCGCAGTGGGACCGGTGGCCCGGCTTTTTCACCGAAGACTGCCTCTACCGCCTGCAGCCGCGCGAGAACCACGAGCGCGGCCTGCCGCTGGCCACGCTGTCGTTCGACAGCCAGGGCATGCTCAAGGACCGCGTCTATGGCATCCGCGAGACGCTGTTCCACGACCCGTATTACCAGCGCCACGTGATCGGCGCGCCCACCGTGCGCCAGGTCGGTGAGGGCCGCTGGGCGTGCGAGGCGAACTACGCCGTCTTTCGCACCAAGCTCTCGGAGCCCTCCACGGTGTTCAACGTGGGGCGCTACCTGGACGTGGTGGTGCGCACGCCCGAAGGCCTGCGCTTCGCCCGCAAGGAATGCATCTACGACAGCGAAATGATCCCGAATTCCATCATCTATCCCATCTGA